TTCGACAAGTTAAACCTAAATGGGACAGTTCGAAAACGTGGAGTTTTTAAGCGTTTCAGAGAAAAATGTTACATTATGGTCAACTGTGAAAGAGTTTATTTAGCCGAAGATGGCATCCAACAGCAGTGCATGTGCGAAGAACACGGGAAACGACAGCATAGGCTGTGTCAGTTTGTCTCTTAGCTTTCGTCTTTTATTAATGTAAACGTTAAAAGGGAGGGACTTTACTACGGTAGGGAATCACGTGGTCTGGAGATACGAACTCAAAATCGAATTCGTCAGTTTACTATTCGCAGAGAATCGCTCTGACTTGGTCTGAATGTTACGGAAAACTAAGGATTGTTCCAGAACAAATGAGGTATGGATATGTCTAGATTATAGTACAGCATATGCCCGTAACTTTTAAAAGCCTATATGTTATGAGTATTTTCACTGTCTAACCTCATTTTATGCTTTCGCACCGGTGGCCGCCATTTTGAGTTCAAATTGCACGTGACCTAGTGAGTATATCGAAATAATATTTGGCTAAAATCAGTACTGTTCAAGAACATATATAAAAGCGTCAACACAACAGGAAAACATACCACAGCGACATCCCATCAGGGGGAATTTAACACGGCGACAACACAACagttaaaataaacaacagcGTTAACGAAAAAGGTAACATTTACCACAGCTTCAACAAAAAAGGCCACGTTCAACACAGCGTTAACACAACAGTCAGCATTtaccacagcgttaacacaaCGGGCGGTATCtaccacagcgttaacacaaCAGGCAGCATTtaccacagcgttaacacaaCGGGCAGTATTTACCACAGCGTTTACACATCAGTCAGTATTtaccacagcgttaacacaTCAGTCAGTATTTACCACATCGTTAACACAACAGGCAGCATTtaccacagcgttaacacaTCAGTCAGCATTTACCACATCGTTAACACAACGGGCAGCATTTACCACAGCGTTAACTCAACAGTCAGCATTtaccacagcgttaacacaTCAGTCAGCATTtaccacagcgttaacacaTCAGTCAGTATTTACCACATCGTTAACACATCAGGCAGCATTtaccacagcgttaacacaaCGGGCAGCATTtaccacagcgttaacacaaCAGTCAGCATTtaccacagcgttaacacaaCAGGCAGCATTTACCACAGCGTTAACTCAACAGTCAGCATTTACCACAGCGTGAACACAACGGGCAGCATTtaccacagcgttaacacaaCAGGCAGCATTtaccacagcgttaacacaaCGGGCAGCATTtaccacagcgttaacacaaCAGGCAGCATTtaccacagcgttaacacaTCAGTCAGCATTtaccacagcgttaacacaTCAGTCAGCATTtaccacagcgttaacacaaCAGGCGGTATTTACCACATCGTTAACACAACAGGCAGCATTTACCACAGCGTTAATTCAACAGTCAGCATTtaccacagcgttaacacaaCGGGCGGTATCtaccacagcgttaacacaaGGGGTGGTATCtaccacagcgttaacacaaCAGGCATCATTTACCACATCGTTAACACAACAGTCAGCATTtaccacagcgttaacacaTCAGTCAGCATTtaccacagcgttaacacaTCAGTCAGCATTtaccacagcgttaacacaaCAGGCGGTATTTACCACATCGTTAACACAACAGTCAGCATTtaccacagcgttaacacaTCAGTCAGCATTtaccacagcgttaacacaaCAGGCGGTATTTACCACATCGTTAACACAACAGTCAGCATTtaccacagcgttaacacaTCAGTCAGCATTtaccacagcgttaacacaTCAGTCAGCATTTACCACATCGTTAACACAACAGTCAGCATTtaccacagcgttaacacaaCAGTCAGCATTtaccacagcgttaacacaaCAGTCAGCAATtaccacagcgttaacacaaCAGTTAGCATTTACCACAGCGTTAACTCAACAGTCAGCATTtaccacagcgttaacacaaCAGTCAGCATTTACCACAGCGTTAACTCAACAGTCAGCATTTACCACATCGTTAACTCAACGGGCGGTATTTACCACAGCGTTAACTCAACAGTCAGCATTTACCACAGCGTTAACTCAACGGGCGGTATTTACCACAGCGTTAACTCAACAGTCAGCATTtaccacagcgttaacacaaCAGGCAGCATTtaccacagcgttaacacaTCAGTCAGCATTTACCACAGCGTTAACTCAACAGTCAGCATTTACCACAGCGTTAACTCAACAGTCAGCATTtaccacagcgttaacacaaTAGTCAGCATTtaccacagcgttaacacaaCGGGCAGTATTTACCACAGCGTTAACTCAACAGTCAGTATTtaccacagcgttaacacaaTAGTCAGCATTtaccacagcgttaacacaaTAGTCAGCATTtaccacagcgttaacacaaCGGGCAGCATTTACCACAGCGTTAACTCAACAGTCAGCATTtaccacagcgttaacacaaTAGTCAGCATTtaccacagcgttaacacaaCAGTCAGCATTTACCACATcgttaacataaaaaatatataataacaccAAACAAAGGGAAAATATTCCACAATGTT
The window above is part of the Pecten maximus chromosome 2, xPecMax1.1, whole genome shotgun sequence genome. Proteins encoded here:
- the LOC117342376 gene encoding uncharacterized protein LOC117342376, giving the protein MASNSSACAKNTGNDSIGCAAFTTALTQRAAFTTALTQQAAFTTALTHQSAFTTALTHQSAFTTALTQQAVFTTSLTQQAAFTTALIQQSAFTTALTQRAVSTTALTQGVVSTTALTQQASFTTSLTQQSAFTTALTHQSAFTTALTHQSAFTTALTQQAVFTTSLTQQSAFTTALTHQSAFTTALTQQAVFTTSLTQQSAFTTALTHQSAFTTALTHQSAFTTSLTQQSAFTTALTQQSAFTTALTQQSAITTALTQQLAFTTALTQQSAFTTALTQQSAFTTALTQQSAFTTSLTQRAVFTTALTQQSAFTTALTQRAVFTTALTQQSAFTTALTQQAAFTTALTHQSAFTTALTQQSAFTTALTQQSAFTTALTQ